A DNA window from Candidatus Sulfidibacterium hydrothermale contains the following coding sequences:
- a CDS encoding MutS-related protein has product MKKQAVSPERFFQDQLAIYEKQSRQIQKQIRKTSAFRILSFLATITGIYLAASYTSGVVIAVSLTGFSVFGFFVYRHIRLFQKKKLTDKLLKINRTEWQLLHLDTSGQPDGTVFQDAAHPFAADLDVFGQRSLYQLLHRCATRPGSQLLAHTLLYPLQQPGEIIRRQKAIAELSEKPLWRQAFRAAGPDEENESNSVTGLYRWATHETHFDRPFLRAAIVITPLAGFSILFLTLAGSLPPIILLLFLLWPFSILGPNTSAINRAYDLLGRKTSLLQQYAKLFEKLENESFRSEIMQQATQTLTQGKQSAYAAVKKLSDITKAFDYRLNFLTGFFLNSFFLWDLWQSIRVERWKKQYSSSLQEWFNTLAQVDMLCSLAGFAFQHPEAVFPRPVNSNFQWAGEALKHPFIPAEKCVGNPVDITGEGKFLIITGANMAGKSTYLRTAGINLLLAMTGAPVLADKLDFTPIQLFTGIKTTDSLQDGESYFFAELKRLKEIIVRLEKGERMFIILDEILRGTNSKDKQKGSKALLRQLIRLKASGMIATHDLALGKLADEFPQNIVNKRFEVEIKDNQLQFDYLLKDGVAENMNATFLMKKMGITL; this is encoded by the coding sequence ATGAAAAAACAGGCTGTCTCACCGGAAAGATTTTTTCAAGACCAACTCGCGATTTACGAAAAACAAAGCCGGCAAATACAAAAACAAATACGAAAGACTTCTGCCTTTCGTATTCTTTCTTTTCTTGCCACGATAACCGGAATATATCTGGCCGCATCGTACACGTCCGGTGTGGTAATAGCCGTATCGCTCACCGGTTTTTCTGTTTTTGGTTTTTTTGTTTACCGGCACATCCGGCTTTTCCAAAAGAAAAAATTAACGGACAAACTTTTAAAAATAAACCGAACTGAATGGCAGTTACTACATCTTGACACTTCAGGGCAACCCGATGGAACGGTTTTTCAGGATGCAGCACATCCCTTTGCTGCTGATCTGGATGTTTTCGGACAACGTTCTTTATACCAGTTACTTCATCGTTGTGCTACCCGTCCGGGGAGCCAGCTGCTGGCCCACACGCTTTTGTATCCATTACAACAACCCGGAGAAATTATTCGCCGGCAAAAAGCCATTGCCGAATTATCAGAAAAACCGTTGTGGCGCCAGGCCTTTCGGGCGGCCGGACCAGATGAAGAAAACGAAAGCAACAGCGTAACTGGTCTTTACCGCTGGGCAACCCACGAAACACACTTTGACCGGCCTTTTCTCAGAGCCGCCATAGTCATTACTCCGCTGGCCGGTTTTTCCATTCTTTTTCTCACCCTTGCCGGGAGTCTTCCCCCCATTATTCTTCTCCTGTTTTTACTCTGGCCTTTCTCCATCCTGGGTCCCAATACATCAGCGATTAATCGCGCCTACGATCTGCTTGGAAGAAAAACATCGCTATTGCAACAATATGCAAAACTTTTCGAGAAGCTCGAAAATGAATCCTTCCGGTCCGAAATCATGCAACAAGCCACCCAAACCCTAACCCAGGGAAAACAATCGGCTTATGCCGCCGTGAAAAAACTATCGGATATCACAAAAGCTTTCGATTACCGGCTTAATTTTCTCACCGGTTTTTTCCTGAATTCCTTTTTCCTGTGGGATCTTTGGCAGAGCATCCGGGTTGAACGGTGGAAAAAACAATACAGCTCATCCCTTCAGGAATGGTTTAACACCCTGGCACAGGTAGATATGCTGTGTTCTTTGGCAGGATTTGCATTTCAACACCCCGAAGCCGTTTTTCCCCGGCCGGTTAATTCAAACTTTCAATGGGCCGGTGAGGCATTAAAACATCCGTTTATTCCTGCTGAGAAATGTGTGGGAAATCCGGTAGATATTACCGGTGAGGGGAAATTCCTGATTATCACCGGAGCCAACATGGCCGGAAAAAGTACCTATTTACGAACGGCAGGCATCAATCTGCTGCTGGCGATGACCGGTGCTCCCGTTTTGGCCGACAAACTGGATTTTACTCCTATACAACTGTTTACCGGCATCAAAACAACCGATTCCTTACAAGATGGAGAGTCTTATTTCTTTGCCGAACTCAAACGGCTGAAAGAAATCATTGTCCGGCTGGAAAAAGGAGAACGGATGTTTATCATTTTAGATGAAATTCTGCGCGGAACCAATTCAAAAGACAAACAAAAAGGTTCCAAAGCCCTGCTCCGGCAGCTCATCCGGCTAAAAGCTTCCGGAATGATTGCCACCCATGACCTGGCTCTGGGAAAACTGGCTGATGAATTCCCTCAAAACATTGTCAACAAACGATTTGAAGTAGAAATAAAAGATAACCAGCTCCAGTTTGATTATTTATTAAAAGACGGAGTAGCCGAAAACATGAACGCTACCTTTTTAATGAAAAAAATGGGAATTACCCTCTGA
- a CDS encoding DUF5916 domain-containing protein — protein sequence MTDNYKIFTLLGFCFLLFTLPLHAQHSQPDTLHALPVSQPIKLDGKLNETVWQQAQKISNFTQRELHEGQPATERTEVAVVYDSKNLYVGVWCYDDHPEKIVASQMKRDFDYSTDDNFQIVIDTYGDHRNGYLFITNPNAARTDILISRNGESTNPSWNGVWNVKTTRTAQGWFAEFEIPFSTLRFTKKKNQIWGINFERNIRRKREQDDWQGWSRNASIRQLSKAGYLVGISGKSKTSLIELKPYGITGLEINKGEDPKFNWNVGGDVNYLVTPTLKLNLTINTDFAQVESDRMQVNLSRFSLYYPEKREFFLEGKNYFNFGLGYSTQPFYSRRIGLAPDNSTVPIIAGVRMMGKTGKTSIGAMSIETAEKDTLPATNYSVVRIKQDVFKESSVGMIAVSKLEPGRQNLTYGVDFTYFNSHFKGDKNISFGGAIAQSYTSDKAQKTGLASRLFFDYPNDFVDFSAVWDRSGAGFNPEVGYQRRKAYQMYNADLRIKPRPKKHLRFFQQFYFKLFDFNWYVDDITHQLQSFWSEFRPLGFTTRSGEYFEFNIQRKAENLTEDFNIYDDIIIPKGEYWYTDWELQFATYRGRKVYAEFFSNWGGFYDGNRTILSGRLNWQISKYIRISGDYSHQNIFLPGGDFVVHEVSGRADFAVNPDLFGSLFAQWNNEEEEILMNFRINWIPKPGTNFYFVVNQGYDTQNHQFDAKYTTVQVKLIWRFVM from the coding sequence ATGACGGACAATTACAAAATCTTTACTTTGTTGGGGTTTTGCTTTTTACTTTTTACTTTACCCTTGCATGCCCAACATTCTCAACCCGACACACTCCATGCCCTGCCGGTGAGTCAGCCTATTAAGCTGGACGGAAAACTGAATGAAACTGTCTGGCAGCAGGCACAAAAAATTTCCAACTTCACACAACGCGAACTACATGAAGGACAACCGGCTACCGAGCGGACAGAAGTAGCTGTGGTTTACGATTCAAAAAATCTTTACGTCGGCGTATGGTGCTACGATGATCATCCGGAAAAAATTGTGGCCAGCCAAATGAAACGCGATTTTGATTACAGTACAGATGATAATTTTCAAATTGTGATTGACACTTATGGCGACCATCGCAACGGCTATTTGTTCATCACCAATCCTAATGCCGCACGTACCGATATTTTGATTTCACGCAATGGCGAGAGTACCAATCCTTCATGGAACGGGGTTTGGAACGTAAAAACCACCCGCACGGCCCAAGGCTGGTTTGCTGAGTTTGAAATTCCTTTTTCCACCCTGCGTTTTACTAAAAAGAAAAACCAGATTTGGGGTATCAACTTTGAACGCAACATCCGCCGGAAACGAGAGCAGGACGACTGGCAGGGATGGTCAAGAAATGCCAGCATCCGGCAGCTTTCCAAAGCCGGTTATCTTGTGGGCATCTCCGGAAAAAGTAAAACGTCATTGATCGAACTAAAACCTTACGGCATTACCGGACTGGAAATCAATAAAGGCGAAGACCCGAAATTTAACTGGAATGTGGGAGGCGATGTAAACTATCTTGTAACGCCTACCTTAAAACTGAACTTAACCATCAACACTGATTTTGCCCAGGTGGAATCGGACCGGATGCAAGTGAATTTATCCCGTTTTTCGCTTTACTATCCGGAAAAAAGGGAATTTTTTCTGGAAGGAAAGAATTATTTCAATTTTGGTTTAGGTTACAGTACTCAACCGTTTTATTCTCGTCGCATTGGACTGGCTCCTGACAATTCCACCGTTCCCATTATTGCCGGTGTTCGTATGATGGGAAAAACCGGAAAGACTTCCATCGGAGCCATGAGCATCGAAACGGCCGAAAAAGATACGTTGCCTGCCACCAACTATTCGGTTGTCCGCATTAAACAGGATGTTTTCAAAGAATCGAGTGTGGGAATGATTGCTGTGAGCAAGCTGGAACCCGGACGACAAAATCTTACTTACGGGGTTGATTTTACCTATTTCAATTCGCATTTTAAAGGCGACAAAAACATCTCGTTCGGCGGAGCTATAGCGCAAAGTTACACATCGGACAAAGCCCAGAAAACAGGACTGGCCAGCCGGTTGTTTTTCGACTACCCCAACGACTTTGTTGATTTTTCTGCTGTCTGGGACCGCTCGGGAGCCGGATTTAATCCGGAAGTGGGTTATCAGCGCCGCAAAGCTTACCAAATGTACAATGCCGATTTACGGATTAAGCCCCGCCCCAAAAAACATCTCCGGTTTTTCCAGCAGTTTTATTTTAAACTATTCGATTTTAACTGGTACGTGGATGATATTACCCATCAGTTACAGTCATTCTGGTCAGAGTTCAGGCCATTGGGATTTACTACCCGGAGCGGCGAATATTTTGAATTCAATATCCAACGGAAAGCAGAAAACCTGACGGAAGATTTTAACATTTATGATGATATCATCATTCCTAAAGGAGAATACTGGTATACCGACTGGGAACTGCAGTTCGCCACTTACCGCGGGCGAAAAGTGTATGCTGAGTTTTTTTCAAATTGGGGTGGGTTTTATGACGGAAACCGGACAATTTTATCCGGACGGTTAAACTGGCAAATTTCAAAATACATTCGCATTAGCGGCGATTACTCCCATCAAAATATCTTTTTACCCGGCGGCGATTTTGTAGTACACGAAGTAAGTGGTCGTGCTGACTTTGCTGTAAATCCCGATTTATTTGGCTCATTATTTGCCCAGTGGAATAATGAAGAAGAAGAAATACTGATGAATTTCAGAATAAACTGGATTCCCAAACCCGGAACCAATTTCTATTTTGTGGTCAACCAGGGATACGATACCCAAAACCATCAGTTCGACGCCAAATACACTACCGTTCAGGTTAAACTCATCTGGCGCTTTGTGATGTAA
- a CDS encoding leucine-rich repeat domain-containing protein, translating into MFNKINFLFFIFLLLAPGVQAQKTAVKLTPKEIAGYKTECRQMMEYLEGTLNFLGNPENPPAEKEIIINNSYLKIFQNDKVQIEGDLDAHRVVPIHKDVQAYLKDVVFFFKKVHFTFHITNIQPLQAPDGQIYFKVTLNRTLKGITVNGDTVENNQLRYVEINLDPEQNSLKIASIYTNKPTDDAEIEYWWNTLSPAWKNYFGKAIRVYDSIPLNHLLSFSDKNIVVEIKKVYDADSLNADSARLQQPEEDSLLVVSDSVVWVPDTLPMKNTGLMIQLVRHLREAREVNISGNLDIENLQPLSEMDNLRTLNCAHTLIDDLTPLRTLSRLEYLDITGCPVESLEPLRYISSLRELDAAYTPVKKIKVLAGLRNLEAVNLSHTRVDSIPNFQSLVHLRSLELNAVPAQKIDSLASLTRLTALSLARSHVKDFSPLSSMRALQTLNLDSTLIIDLHPLSTLDSLTILQINGTRVSDLMPLAGLKSLKYIYCDNSGVHLQQATAFHKKNPHCQVIFNSQKLEKWWASLSDSWKNIFISHTGLQPPITKEQLHKLLLIKKLDLHGNSKIHSLQPLVMLIRLKSLNVSGTSVSSLQPLAALRTLQNLDVSYTRVTSLEPLKNLTNLQKLNIENTAVSDLMPLAGSQRLQLILADHSKVNEKNVLALQKHLPQCLVIFQSDRLKIWWNNLEKPWQQAFEQQLDMNNPPTPGQIQQLINLEKINVTNHLDIDNVEPLTLFKRLKNLRLDNTSVTDISPLAEIKTLRILSITNGPLWDISPLVELKQLEVLKLENTSVEDLSPIQGLHQLQKLNISGTKVKNLKPLSGLTRLQELIMNNTRVSTLKYIMALPHLTLVRCDHTYLRKKKVDNFKEKHPKTRVIFY; encoded by the coding sequence ATGTTCAACAAAATAAATTTTCTGTTTTTCATTTTTCTTCTCTTGGCACCGGGGGTTCAGGCCCAGAAAACGGCGGTAAAACTTACGCCCAAAGAAATAGCCGGCTATAAAACCGAATGCCGGCAAATGATGGAATATTTGGAGGGAACGTTGAATTTTCTGGGAAATCCGGAAAATCCACCGGCCGAAAAAGAGATCATTATTAATAACAGCTATCTGAAAATTTTTCAGAATGACAAAGTCCAGATCGAAGGCGATTTGGATGCCCACCGGGTTGTTCCTATCCATAAAGATGTTCAGGCTTATTTAAAAGACGTGGTGTTTTTCTTTAAGAAAGTGCATTTTACTTTTCACATCACCAACATTCAGCCGTTACAGGCTCCTGACGGGCAGATTTATTTTAAGGTTACTTTAAACCGGACGTTGAAAGGGATTACGGTGAATGGCGATACGGTGGAGAATAATCAGTTGCGTTATGTGGAGATTAATCTTGACCCGGAACAAAACAGCCTGAAAATAGCCAGTATTTATACCAATAAACCGACGGATGATGCCGAAATAGAGTATTGGTGGAATACCCTTTCTCCGGCCTGGAAAAATTATTTTGGGAAAGCCATTCGGGTTTACGACAGCATCCCGCTGAATCACCTTCTCTCTTTTTCCGACAAGAACATTGTTGTTGAAATAAAAAAGGTTTATGATGCGGATAGCCTGAATGCCGATTCGGCACGTCTTCAGCAACCGGAAGAAGACAGTTTGCTGGTGGTGAGCGATTCGGTGGTTTGGGTGCCGGATACCCTCCCGATGAAGAATACCGGATTAATGATCCAGCTGGTTCGTCATTTGCGGGAAGCCCGCGAAGTGAATATTTCCGGTAACCTGGATATTGAAAACCTGCAGCCATTGAGCGAAATGGATAATTTGCGCACATTAAATTGTGCCCATACCCTGATTGATGATTTGACTCCATTGCGTACCTTAAGCCGGTTAGAATATCTGGATATTACCGGATGTCCGGTGGAATCGCTGGAACCCTTGCGTTACATTTCATCACTCCGGGAGCTGGATGCAGCTTATACGCCGGTAAAAAAGATTAAAGTGCTGGCCGGACTAAGAAACCTGGAGGCTGTTAATCTTTCTCATACCCGGGTGGATTCTATCCCTAATTTCCAAAGCCTGGTTCATTTGCGTTCTCTTGAACTGAATGCTGTTCCGGCACAAAAAATCGATTCGCTGGCTTCGTTAACCCGGTTAACGGCCCTTTCGCTGGCAAGAAGTCATGTTAAAGATTTCTCGCCTTTGTCTTCCATGCGGGCTTTGCAAACCCTGAATCTTGACAGCACGTTGATCATCGATTTGCATCCGTTGAGTACACTCGATTCCCTGACCATTTTGCAAATTAACGGAACCCGTGTTTCCGACTTGATGCCTTTGGCCGGGTTGAAATCCCTGAAATACATTTATTGTGATAACTCGGGGGTTCATTTGCAGCAGGCGACGGCTTTTCATAAAAAAAATCCCCATTGCCAGGTGATTTTCAATTCGCAGAAACTGGAAAAATGGTGGGCATCACTTTCCGACAGCTGGAAAAATATTTTTATTTCTCACACCGGTTTGCAGCCTCCCATTACCAAGGAACAACTCCATAAATTATTGCTTATAAAAAAACTGGATTTGCATGGCAATTCAAAGATTCATAGTCTGCAGCCGTTGGTAATGCTTATCCGTTTAAAATCGTTAAACGTATCGGGAACTTCGGTGAGCAGCCTGCAACCGCTTGCTGCGTTGCGTACCCTGCAAAACCTGGATGTTAGTTACACCCGTGTTACTTCGCTGGAGCCCTTGAAAAATTTGACCAATCTGCAAAAACTGAATATTGAAAATACAGCTGTGTCCGATTTGATGCCTTTGGCAGGAAGTCAGCGATTACAGCTGATTTTGGCTGATCATAGCAAGGTAAACGAGAAAAATGTATTGGCTTTACAGAAACATCTTCCCCAATGTTTGGTGATTTTTCAAAGCGACCGGTTGAAAATCTGGTGGAATAACCTGGAGAAACCCTGGCAGCAGGCATTTGAGCAGCAGCTGGATATGAATAATCCGCCAACTCCCGGACAGATACAACAGTTGATTAACCTGGAAAAGATTAATGTAACCAATCATCTTGATATTGATAATGTGGAACCGCTTACGCTTTTTAAACGGTTGAAAAATTTACGTTTGGATAATACTTCGGTTACGGATATTTCGCCGCTTGCTGAAATAAAAACCCTCCGGATCCTGTCCATTACCAATGGTCCGCTGTGGGATATTTCGCCATTGGTCGAATTAAAACAATTGGAGGTGCTAAAGCTCGAAAACACGTCGGTGGAAGATCTGTCTCCCATACAGGGGCTGCATCAGTTGCAGAAGCTGAATATTTCGGGGACGAAAGTGAAAAACCTGAAACCTCTTTCGGGGCTTACCCGTTTGCAAGAACTGATAATGAACAACACGCGGGTGAGTACACTTAAATACATTATGGCGTTGCCGCATCTTACGCTGGTACGGTGTGACCACACTTATCTCAGAAAAAAGAAAGTGGATAATTTCAAGGAGAAACATCCGAAAACCCGGGTTATTTTTTATTGA
- a CDS encoding glucose-6-phosphate isomerase codes for MIHLKFNYEKVLPFIGRQEIHGYQEAIESHFLAIRERTGKGSDFLGWTELPSSTDETLIKKIETAATRFREMSEVSVVVGIGGSYLGARAVIEALSPHFPLLRKKAGNPVMLYAGNNISEDYLAELLQVLDEKEYTLTVISKSGTTTEPALAFRLLREHMEKKYGKEEARNRIIAITDKEKGALKQLATEEGYETFVVPDDVGGRYSVLTPVGLLPIAVAGFDIRALLQGARYMQEFLQTTSQIDENPAAAYAAVRNALYAKGKTIEIMVNYEPALFYFTEWWKQLYGESEGKENKGIFPAGVSNTTDLHSMGQYIQEGNRILFETVLSVERPKHNLVVPAEEANLDKLNYIAGKRIHEVNRMAELGTALAHVDGGVPNLKVTLPEINETTLGELIYFYEMACAVSGYLLGINPFDQPGVEAYKRNMFALLGKPGFEEETERIREKLN; via the coding sequence ATGATTCATTTGAAATTCAATTACGAAAAAGTACTTCCTTTTATTGGCCGGCAAGAAATTCACGGTTATCAGGAAGCCATTGAAAGTCACTTTCTGGCTATTCGTGAACGGACAGGAAAAGGCAGCGATTTTTTGGGATGGACCGAACTTCCTTCATCTACGGATGAAACCCTGATAAAAAAAATTGAAACGGCGGCAACCCGTTTTCGTGAAATGTCCGAAGTAAGTGTTGTGGTGGGGATCGGCGGTTCGTACCTCGGCGCACGGGCTGTTATTGAAGCGTTGTCACCCCATTTCCCGCTTTTGCGTAAAAAGGCCGGTAACCCGGTGATGCTGTATGCCGGAAATAATATCAGCGAAGATTATCTTGCCGAACTGTTGCAGGTTCTGGATGAGAAAGAATATACCCTTACGGTGATTTCCAAATCGGGAACTACTACCGAGCCGGCGCTGGCATTCCGGTTGCTGCGCGAACACATGGAGAAAAAATACGGGAAAGAAGAAGCCCGTAACCGCATTATTGCCATTACGGATAAAGAAAAAGGCGCTTTAAAACAGCTGGCTACAGAAGAAGGATATGAAACATTTGTTGTGCCCGACGATGTGGGCGGCCGCTATTCGGTGCTGACTCCGGTGGGCCTGTTGCCCATAGCGGTGGCTGGTTTTGATATCCGTGCCCTGCTGCAGGGAGCCCGGTATATGCAGGAATTTTTGCAAACGACTTCGCAGATTGACGAAAATCCGGCAGCTGCCTATGCCGCTGTTCGTAATGCGTTGTATGCTAAAGGAAAAACCATTGAGATCATGGTGAATTACGAACCGGCATTGTTTTATTTTACCGAGTGGTGGAAACAGCTGTACGGCGAAAGCGAAGGCAAAGAAAACAAAGGAATTTTCCCTGCCGGCGTAAGCAATACCACCGACTTGCATTCCATGGGACAGTACATTCAGGAAGGAAACCGTATTTTGTTTGAGACTGTACTTTCGGTAGAAAGGCCCAAACACAACCTGGTGGTTCCTGCCGAAGAAGCGAACCTGGATAAGCTGAATTATATTGCCGGTAAACGGATTCACGAAGTAAACCGGATGGCTGAACTGGGAACTGCCCTGGCCCATGTGGACGGCGGGGTTCCCAACCTGAAAGTAACCCTTCCGGAAATAAACGAAACCACTCTTGGCGAATTGATTTACTTTTATGAAATGGCCTGTGCGGTAAGTGGTTATTTGCTGGGCATTAATCCATTTGACCAACCCGGTGTGGAAGCGTACAAACGGAATATGTTTGCGCTGCTCGGGAAACCCGGTTTTGAAGAAGAAACAGAACGAATCCGGGAAAAGCTCAATTAA